TTAGTTCCGGATAATTCTCCAATTTCCAATATGGGAATATTATTTTATGAGACTTTATTTGATGAGAATGCAGCTTGTCATCTGGCTCTTGGGGAATGTTATCCTACGACTATTTGTGGCGGCGAAAAGTTATCAACTGAGGAACTTAAGTCATCTGGCGGTAATAAGTCTCAAGTTCATGTTGATTTTATGATCGGCACGTCTGACTTGAACATTTCCGGTATTACTGAAGAGGGTGAAATAGTGCCAATCTTTAAAAATGGAAATTGGATTTAAATTACTTCTACAAGTATATAAGCATGAAAGCGAGAGAAAATGAAAAAATTACTATCACTTATTCTAATTCCCGTTTTAATAGGTATGTTTTTTCCGGCGATAACATTAGCAAACTTTGAATCAGATACACTTATGATTCAAAGTTTAGATGAGATTAACGATATTCGAGTTGACAGTCAGATTAGTGATCAGATTGTTATCATATATAAAGACTCGGCAAGTATCAGCGATCTGGCGCTTACGACTAATGAGGTGAAAGCAGGTGAAAGTTTAGGCGTTCAGGTTGATTTGATTGAAGTGGCAGATTCTCAGAACGCTGATGAGTTAGTCGATAGATTAGCAGATAATCCTAATATCCTTGCCGTCGAGAAAAACAGTACAATAACAGCCTCTGCTTTGCCTGATGATCCGGATTTGCCCCAGGAATGGCAGTTTGAACGAGTCGGGGCAGACAAAACTTGGAATCAGGTAGAAAATCGGGATGCAGTTGTTGTTGCCGTAATTGATACAGGTGTTAATATTAATCACCAGGATTTAGTTGGTCGAACAGTTACTGGATATGATTATATAAACGGAACAACAACTGCAATTGATATAGCTGGACATGGCACAATGGTTGCAGGCTGTATTGTTGCAACGGCTAATAATGCCACTGGAATTGCTGGGATTGCTGGTAATGCTAATATTTTAGTCGCGCCATATCGGGTTGGTGGCAAAGAAGAAGGCGATTTTCAGCTAGATGTTGGATATATTTGCGCAGCTCTCTATGATGCTGCGAGCCGAGATGATGTGCGGGTTATAAATATGAGTTTTGGTGGGTACGGTGTAACAACCGTATTGAGAACTGCTATAGCTCATGCTGCAAATGCAGGTAAAGTATTGGTGGCATCAGCTGGTAATGAAGGAGGTAATGAAAACTATAGTGGAGAGATGGCTGTTCCAGCTTCTTATAACAACGTTATCTCAGTCGCTGCAACAGATATTAATAATCAAACTGCGTCATTTTCGCAACATAATAGTCTTGTTGACCTTAGTGCGCCAGGAAAAAATGTCTATACTACAACTACAGATGGTGGCTATGAAGGTGTAAATGGAACATCTTTTTCGAGTCCTATCGTTGCGGGTGCTTGTGCGGTCCTTTTAGCTCAGAATCCTGAATTATCCCCGTCGGAGGTTGAAACAATTCTAAAAGATACTGCACTCGATTTTGGTGAACCGGGAAGAGACGATTATTTTGGATATGGTATGATACAGCTTGATCAGGCGCTTCAACAGGTGATGCCATATACTCCATTGGCAATCGATACATTTGAGATAGATCAGCAACCGGATATTTCGCTAGGAACAGCAATAACACTAAGTACCCTGGTTAGTGGAGGGAGTGCACCGTACACATACAGCTTTTATTATGAACTAGATGGTGAGAAATTTTTGATACAGCCATTCAGTGAATATGCTTCAGTAGTATTCACCCCGATGAACACTGGAATTTACACACTTTGGGTGCAAGTTCTTGATGCACAGGGACTATTAGTACAACAATCAATAGATAATTTTGTTGTAAAAGCTCCTGAGTCAGTTTCTGTAGTTTATCGGACGCACGTTCAAAATGAAGGCTGGCAGAACTACGTGAATGATGGTGCAATTAGTGGGACTGTTGGAAAAAGTTTGCGGTTAGAAGCGCTGCAAATAGAGACACTTACAGATAACTATGACTTGGGAATTCAATATCGAACGCATGTTGAGAATCTTGGCTGGCAGGATTTTGTACAGAATGATGAATTAAGTGGGACAGTAGGAGATGGTCTACGATTGGAGGCTGTTGAAATTTCTCTGACTGGTGAA
This genomic interval from Eubacteriaceae bacterium ES3 contains the following:
- a CDS encoding S8 family serine peptidase, with amino-acid sequence MKKLLSLILIPVLIGMFFPAITLANFESDTLMIQSLDEINDIRVDSQISDQIVIIYKDSASISDLALTTNEVKAGESLGVQVDLIEVADSQNADELVDRLADNPNILAVEKNSTITASALPDDPDLPQEWQFERVGADKTWNQVENRDAVVVAVIDTGVNINHQDLVGRTVTGYDYINGTTTAIDIAGHGTMVAGCIVATANNATGIAGIAGNANILVAPYRVGGKEEGDFQLDVGYICAALYDAASRDDVRVINMSFGGYGVTTVLRTAIAHAANAGKVLVASAGNEGGNENYSGEMAVPASYNNVISVAATDINNQTASFSQHNSLVDLSAPGKNVYTTTTDGGYEGVNGTSFSSPIVAGACAVLLAQNPELSPSEVETILKDTALDFGEPGRDDYFGYGMIQLDQALQQVMPYTPLAIDTFEIDQQPDISLGTAITLSTLVSGGSAPYTYSFYYELDGEKFLIQPFSEYASVVFTPMNTGIYTLWVQVLDAQGLLVQQSIDNFVVKAPESVSVVYRTHVQNEGWQNYVNDGAISGTVGKSLRLEALQIETLTDNYDLGIQYRTHVENLGWQDFVQNDELSGTVGDGLRLEAVEISLTGEDANLFDVYYQVQVENLGWLDYAQNGESAGSEGYGYRLEAVRIEILPKGSASPGDTGKAFLISLN